In Sebaldella sp. S0638, a single genomic region encodes these proteins:
- the nadN gene encoding NAD nucleotidase: MKKLFIFLCMAAGITAFSATTAKKVPAGKDNFEINIIHINDHHSHLEAEKIDLDLGGKKTKVTIGGIGRVASKIKELRAKEKNPLVLHAGDAMTGTLYYTLFNGVADAEEMNAIGFDAFTLGNHEFDGGNEGLLKFLNVLKVPVVSSNVVPEKGSILEGKWTPYIIKVINGEKIGIIGLDIVGKTRDSSNPGKDIKFEDEAVTVQKYADELAAKGVNKIILLSHFGYENNVDLAKKVSGIDVIVSGDTHYLLDKNFEKFGLKVEGDYPTGVASKTGEPVYVVEAWNYSYVIGNLKVIFDKNGIIKSVSGTPQLLLGDDFFERRNEKGEKYQLEGAEKQEVLRIIATYPELAIVKPDAKAESILKKYSDQKQELGKIVIGTVKDEIPGGSENRIPDAKNPNGSYATQLVAESMLYTLQHMGTGEVDLVIQNSGGVRISIMPGEFTYDSGYTLLPFSNTLYTMQMTGAEIKAVLEDAIDFALKPGGSTGSFPYGAGIRYEAKKAGTLGNRVTKVEVKDRLTGKWGNIDPKKMYTVGTNAYIAGGKDGYVTFGKVKEERGGTDTYLDDAKSFIDYMKEVKEISKPDSTGVKFTF, encoded by the coding sequence ATGAAAAAGCTTTTTATTTTTTTATGTATGGCAGCGGGAATAACAGCATTCAGTGCGACAACAGCCAAGAAAGTACCAGCAGGTAAAGACAACTTTGAAATAAATATCATTCACATCAATGATCATCATTCGCACCTTGAAGCAGAAAAAATAGATCTGGACCTGGGAGGGAAGAAAACTAAAGTTACAATAGGCGGAATCGGAAGAGTAGCGTCTAAAATAAAAGAATTAAGAGCAAAAGAAAAAAATCCTCTGGTTTTACATGCCGGGGATGCAATGACAGGGACTCTCTACTATACTTTATTTAATGGTGTGGCAGATGCCGAAGAGATGAATGCAATAGGCTTTGATGCCTTTACTTTGGGAAATCATGAATTTGACGGAGGAAACGAAGGTCTTCTGAAATTTTTGAATGTCTTGAAAGTACCTGTGGTTTCATCAAATGTGGTACCTGAAAAAGGAAGTATCCTAGAAGGTAAATGGACACCTTATATAATAAAAGTAATAAACGGGGAAAAAATAGGAATAATAGGATTGGATATAGTAGGAAAAACAAGAGACTCATCTAATCCGGGAAAAGATATAAAATTTGAAGATGAAGCTGTTACTGTACAGAAATATGCAGATGAACTGGCAGCTAAGGGAGTAAATAAAATTATTCTTCTAAGCCACTTTGGTTATGAAAATAATGTGGATCTGGCTAAGAAGGTAAGCGGCATAGATGTTATAGTCAGCGGAGATACACATTATCTTCTGGACAAAAATTTTGAAAAATTCGGCTTGAAAGTAGAAGGAGACTACCCTACAGGAGTTGCTTCAAAAACAGGAGAACCTGTATATGTAGTAGAAGCATGGAATTATTCTTATGTAATAGGGAATCTGAAAGTTATTTTTGATAAGAACGGTATAATCAAAAGCGTAAGCGGAACTCCGCAGCTGCTTCTAGGCGATGATTTTTTTGAAAGAAGAAATGAAAAAGGAGAAAAATATCAGCTGGAAGGTGCTGAAAAGCAGGAAGTATTAAGAATAATCGCGACATATCCTGAATTAGCAATAGTAAAACCTGATGCTAAAGCAGAAAGTATATTAAAAAAATACTCTGACCAAAAGCAGGAGCTTGGAAAAATCGTAATAGGTACAGTAAAGGACGAAATACCCGGTGGTTCTGAAAACAGAATACCTGACGCAAAAAATCCTAACGGATCATATGCGACACAGCTCGTAGCCGAATCTATGCTTTATACATTACAGCATATGGGAACAGGTGAAGTTGACCTTGTTATACAAAATTCAGGAGGAGTGAGAATTTCTATAATGCCTGGTGAATTCACTTATGACAGCGGTTATACACTGCTTCCTTTCTCTAATACTCTGTATACTATGCAGATGACAGGAGCAGAGATAAAAGCAGTTTTAGAAGATGCAATTGATTTCGCATTAAAGCCCGGAGGATCTACTGGATCATTCCCTTATGGTGCAGGTATCAGATATGAGGCTAAAAAAGCCGGAACTTTAGGAAACAGAGTTACGAAAGTAGAAGTAAAAGACAGACTAACAGGAAAATGGGGAAATATAGATCCTAAGAAAATGTATACAGTAGGAACTAATGCATATATCGCAGGCGGGAAAGACGGTTATGTAACATTTGGTAAAGTAAAGGAAGAAAGAGGCGGAACTGATACATATTTGGATGATGCCAAGTCATTTATAGATTACATGAAAGAAGTAAAAGAGATCAGCAAGCCTGATTCTACAGGAGTAAAATTTACATTCTAA
- a CDS encoding MliC family protein: MKKIIFLSAFLMLLIGCSSAYQAEKKPRKVNYTCPYDSALTIEYSADGETAILRDQQDETFDFKRKISASGTIYEGNGGVSFHEKAGKILIEFVKGNTVECKEYKK, from the coding sequence ATGAAAAAAATAATATTTTTATCAGCATTTCTAATGCTATTGATCGGATGTAGCAGTGCGTATCAAGCAGAGAAGAAGCCTAGAAAAGTAAATTATACATGCCCTTATGACTCAGCTTTAACGATTGAGTATAGTGCAGATGGCGAAACTGCTATATTAAGAGATCAGCAGGATGAAACATTTGATTTTAAAAGAAAGATTTCAGCAAGCGGTACAATTTATGAAGGTAATGGCGGTGTCAGCTTCCATGAAAAAGCAGGAAAGATTCTTATAGAATTTGTAAAGGGTAATACCGTTGAGTGTAAAGAATATAAAAAATAA